The genomic interval GAAGCATCTTTGCTTCTTTGGCAATCTCTAGATCAGATTTAAACATTTTATCCCTCCTATATTTTTAGCAACAATCTAAAAAATTGTGCTCAACATGAAAACAATATTTCGATAGAAATATTTACTTCTATTTTAAAGCGTTACTAAGATTTTTGCAAGATGATTTGATTGATTTATCAGATGTTTTTAAATTATATTTAGCAAAATTTATTTTGATAAAGTAAAAATTTCATTCCTATAAAAAATGAAAGTCTTTACATACGTTTTGATTCACCGTATAATGAAATTAAATTTATATGGAGGAATAAATATGAATACGAAAAAGATTGTTTATTCAGGATTTTTAATCGCATTTGGTGTTTTGTTACCCATCATTTTTCATTTCATTCCTGGTAATTTAGGGCTTATATTATTACCTATTCATTACTCTGCATATTTTGCTGGTGGATTTTTTGGTCCTATTATTGGGGGAATTGTAGGATTGTTTACACCAATTATTAGTTATCAACTGACTGGTATGCCTCCACAACTTTCCTTTATATATATCGCAGCTGAAACCTTTGTTTATGGATTAGTATTTGGGTTTTTATATTATAAAAGACATCTTAACATATATGTTTCATTATTAATTTCTATGATTTTAGGTAGAATAACTAATTTTACAGGAACTTATATTATTGCTAATGTTATCTTAGGTAATATGGCCAAACCTTATCAAATTGTTAATATTTTTTATAACTTTTCTATTGGATTAATGGGTGCTGTTTTCCAATTTTTGATTATTCCGCTTGTTATCAAAAGAATTAATATGGTTTTTTCCTTTGATAAGCAAAGGCATGGTGTTTAATATGTTTAAATATCTAGAACCTGATAAAACTTGTGTTTTAATTCATGAAACCAAAGTTATATACGAATCAAAAGAAAATAGTGTTAAACCCTTCGTAAAATATATCTATTATCATGGTCTACCAAAAGAAAATACAATCTTAATCGATAAAGTTATTGGTGTTGCAATTGCCAATGTAGCCTTATATTGTAAACTAAATACCGTTTATGGTTTAATTATCTCTAAACCAGCTTTAGATTTACTTCAAAAAAATAACGTTAATGTCCATTATGAAACATTAGTTGATCATATCTTAAGACGTGATAAAACAGATATTTGTCCTATGGAGAAAAAAATATTAACAGCCAATTCATACGAAGAAGCATTTAATTATTTAAAACAGATTGTTATTGACAATAATCCAATTCACTTAAAGTAAATAAAGTTATCCACAACTGTGGATAACTTTATTTTAATATATATTTTTAAGAATAATTGTTTGTTCTCTATCAGGACCAACCGAAACCATAATTACTGGTACTTTAGTAATTTCTGAAATCTTTTTCACATAATTCTGTGCATTAATTGGTAAATCGTCAAAGTT from Mycoplasmatota bacterium carries:
- a CDS encoding ECF transporter S component, which encodes MNTKKIVYSGFLIAFGVLLPIIFHFIPGNLGLILLPIHYSAYFAGGFFGPIIGGIVGLFTPIISYQLTGMPPQLSFIYIAAETFVYGLVFGFLYYKRHLNIYVSLLISMILGRITNFTGTYIIANVILGNMAKPYQIVNIFYNFSIGLMGAVFQFLIIPLVIKRINMVFSFDKQRHGV
- a CDS encoding DUF1893 domain-containing protein, which gives rise to MFKYLEPDKTCVLIHETKVIYESKENSVKPFVKYIYYHGLPKENTILIDKVIGVAIANVALYCKLNTVYGLIISKPALDLLQKNNVNVHYETLVDHILRRDKTDICPMEKKILTANSYEEAFNYLKQIVIDNNPIHLK